From bacterium, one genomic window encodes:
- a CDS encoding AtpZ/AtpI family protein, translating to MDPQSKKLLREAGGISAVGLEMGISVAIGFLGGRWLDGKFGTAPTLQILGIFFGLGAAFMAVLKVYKKARRLGSPEPGKTSEKAGDDRPR from the coding sequence ATGGATCCGCAATCGAAAAAGCTTCTGAGGGAAGCGGGCGGGATCTCCGCTGTCGGTCTCGAGATGGGGATCTCGGTGGCGATCGGCTTTCTCGGCGGCCGCTGGCTCGACGGGAAATTCGGTACCGCACCAACGCTTCAAATCCTCGGAATATTTTTCGGCCTCGGCGCCGCCTTCATGGCGGTTCTCAAGGTCTACAAGAAGGCCAGGCGCCTCGGCAGCCCCGAGCCCGGCAAGACTTCCGAAAAGGCGGGAGACGACAGGCCACGATGA